The following proteins come from a genomic window of Sorex araneus isolate mSorAra2 chromosome 1, mSorAra2.pri, whole genome shotgun sequence:
- the LOC101540410 gene encoding heparan-sulfate 6-O-sulfotransferase 3 — translation MLRDPVSRYLSEWKHVQRGATWKTSLHMCDGRSPTPDELPTCYPGDDWSGVSLREFMDCTYNLANNRQVRMLADLSLVGCYNLTFMNESERNTILLQSAKANLKNMAFFGLTEFQRKTQFLFERTFNLKFISPFTQFNITRASNVDINEGARQRIEELNFLDMQLYEYAKDLFQQRYHHTKQREHQRHRQRRLEARRLQRAQRAHRWPKGEGTPEGAVTEDYNSQVVRW, via the coding sequence ATGCTGCGGGACCCGGTGTCGCGCTACCTGAGCGAGTGGAAGCACGTGCAGAGAGGCGCCACGTGGAAAACGTCCCTCCACATGTGCGACGGCCGGAGCCCCACGCCGGACGAGCTCCCCACGTGCTACCCGGGCGACGACTGGTCCGGTGTGAGCCTGCGGGAGTTCATGGACTGCACCTACAACTTGGCCAACAACCGCCAGGTGCGCATGCTGGCCGACCTCAGCCTGGTGGGCTGCTACAACCTGACGTTCATGAACGAGTCGGAGCGCAACACCATCCTGCTGCAGAGCGCCAAGGCCAACCTGAAGAACATGGCCTTCTTCGGGCTCACCGAGTTCCAGCGCAAGACCCAGTTTCTCTTCGAGAGGACATTCAACCTCAAGTTCATCTCCCCCTTCACCCAGTTCAACATCACGCGGGCGTCCAACGTGGACATCAACGAGGGCGCGCGCCAGCGCATCGAGGAGCTGAACTTTCTGGACATGCAGCTCTACGAGTACGCCAAGGACCTGTTCCAGCAGCGGTACCACCACACCAAGCAGCGCGAGCACCAGCGCCACCGGCAGCGGCGGCTGGAGGCCCGCAGGCTGCAGCGGGCGCAGCGCGCCCACCGGTGGCCCAAAGGGGAAGGGACCCCCGAGGGAGCCGTCACCGAGGACTACAACAGCCAGGTGGTGAGATGGTGA